From Zonotrichia leucophrys gambelii isolate GWCS_2022_RI chromosome 19, RI_Zleu_2.0, whole genome shotgun sequence:
GCCTAATCAGTCTCACCTACCACTAGACAGCACCTACCCAAGACCGACCCTGGCAAGCCCCGCCCCTAggtcccccccccccttccccaaaccacagccccCCCCAGCCAAGCCCGTGCGCGCCCCAGGGACCGCCTCccaccggccacccccgccCCTAGGGCCCCAGTCCCGGACACCGCCCCCCCGTGCCAAGCCCCCGCCCCTAACACCACCCCGGTACCCAAGCGCCCCGCCCCCGGGGTCCGCCCCGCCGGGGGGGGGCGGGTGCGCCCGGGGCAGGGCCCGCGTGGGTGTGCCGGCGCCGGGTGGCGCGGGTCTGGAGGCCGGCGCCGTGGCGCGCGTGGGTGGCGGGTCGGGGCGAAGGCGCCCAGGGTGaggcccggcggggcgggcggctgTGGGACGGATAGGTGGGCCGGGGGAGcggggagagggaaaaaagcgGGGAAATGGGGAAGTCGGTGTGGGGGCGCTGTGGGGAGTGGGGTATTGGGGGCGCTTGGCCCTGCGGGGGTGGTGGGGGCGCTGGTGGGAGTGGGTGGTGGGGGCGCGTTTGGCGGGGACGGGGGTGTTGCATGGGGCGGCGTGGGGGGAAACGGTGGTGGTGGGGGCGCGATTGCGGTAACAGTGGTGGGTGGGGGCTTTGCGGGAGCAGGTCGGAGGGGGGCGTGTTGCGGAACGTGGTGTGGATGGGGGGGGCGTGGTTGGGGGAGAAGGTGGGGTGGGGGGCGTCATGTTGCGGAGgtgtggggtgggtggggggttGTGCGAGTGCGTGGGTGTTGGAAGgtgtgggggggtggggtggggcgTGTTGGGGTTGGGGTGGGTTGTTAGGGGGGTGGGGTATTGGAGGGAGTTGGGTGAAGTTGTTGGGGGGTATAGGGTTCGTTGTGGGTGGGTAAGAGTattggggtgggggtggggtggtgggggggggggggggggtgtggggggttggggggggggttgggggggtggggtagggttgggggggggagggTGGTAGGGTTGGGGTGGGTGAGGTGTAGGGGGGGTGGGGGGTAGGGGGTTGGGGGTGGGTGGTGGTGGGGGGTTGGGTTGTTGGGGGTGGGTGGTGggttgggggggtgggggtgggttggggggggggtgtgtggggggggggggtgggggggggggggggggggtgggggggggggggggggggggggggggtggggggggtggggggggtgggggggggggtgtggggggtgggggggtggtggggggtgggggggggggtggggggggggggggggggggggggggggggggggggggggggggggggggtgggggggggggttggggtgggggggggggggggggggggggggggggggggggggggggggggtggggttgggggggtggggttgggtggggggggtggggggtggggtgggggggtgggttggtggtggtggggggTGGGTGGTGGGGGTG
This genomic window contains:
- the LOC135455999 gene encoding LOW QUALITY PROTEIN: basic proline-rich protein-like (The sequence of the model RefSeq protein was modified relative to this genomic sequence to represent the inferred CDS: deleted 5 bases in 3 codons), with the protein product PPPPPTHPPPPPTHHHPPPHHPPPPPTPPPPPNTTPTNTPPPPTHPPPPPPPPPPQHPHTPTHTPPPPPHPPPHPHPTPQPPPPHPTPPPPPPPPPPPHPPHPPPPPPPTPPPPPHHTTPPPPPPPPPPPPPPPHPPTTPHPPPPPPPPPTPPPPPTPPPPPPHPHPPPPTPPPPPPHPPPPPPPPHHPPPPPPHPPPPPPTTPPPPPPPPPPPPPPHPPPPPPPPPPPPPPPPPPTPPPPPPPPPPHPPPPPPHPPPPTHTPPPPPPPPPPPPPPPPPPPPPPPPPPPPPHPPPPPPPPPPHPNPPPHPHPPPPPPPPPPPPPTPPPPPPPPPPPPPPPPHPPPTPPPPPPPPPPHTTHPPPPPPPPPPPTPPTPPPPPPPPPPPHPPPPPTPPPPPPQPHPPPPPPPPPPPPPPPPQPPPPPPPPPPPPPPPPPPPPPPPPPPPTTPPPPTPPPPPPPPPPPPPPPPPPPTPPPPPPPPPPTHPPPNPPPPPQPTTHPQQPNPPPPPTPNPLPPTPPTPHPPQPYHPPPPNPTPPPQPPPQPPTPPPPPPPPHPHPNTLTHPQRTLYPPTTSPNSLQYPTPLTTHPNPNTPHPTPPHLPTPTHSHNPPPTPHLRNMTPPTPPSPPTTPPPSTPRSATRPPPTCSRKAPTHHCYRNRAPTTTVSPHAAPCNTPVPAKRAPTTHSHQRPHHPRRAKRPQYPTPHSAPTPTSPFPRFFPSPRSPGPPIRPTAARPAGPHPGRLRPDPPPTRATAPASRPAPPGAGTPTRALPRAHPPPPGGADPGGGALGCCLVVGETD